In Burkholderia sp. WP9, a genomic segment contains:
- a CDS encoding gamma-glutamylcyclotransferase family protein, whose protein sequence is MQTVFVYGTLRAGEVNDISQAAARNEIDAPNLLGTATVRGHLFDFGLYPGLVVDEAGVDVIGDVYEIDDQLVAVLDEIEAVYPGVEDRFLAREVMVKVDGNVVNCRFYPVAPGAVKGLPEIRSGDWVEYRSTR, encoded by the coding sequence ATGCAGACCGTCTTTGTATACGGCACATTGCGCGCCGGTGAAGTGAACGACATCAGCCAGGCGGCGGCGCGCAACGAGATCGACGCCCCCAATCTGCTCGGCACGGCCACGGTCCGCGGCCATCTTTTCGATTTCGGCTTGTACCCGGGCCTCGTGGTCGACGAAGCCGGCGTCGACGTGATCGGCGACGTGTATGAGATCGACGATCAGCTGGTCGCCGTGCTCGACGAAATCGAAGCGGTCTATCCGGGTGTCGAGGATCGTTTCCTCGCTCGCGAAGTGATGGTGAAAGTCGACGGCAATGTCGTGAACTGCCGCTTCTATCCCGTTGCGCCGGGTGCGGTGAAAGGCTTGCCCGAAATCCGATCGGGTGACTGGGTCGAGTACCGCAGCACGCGCTGA